From the Oscillospiraceae bacterium genome, the window AATGTGGTAAGTGTGCATTATTCCGGCTCTGATCCGAATATGGCGATCGCCAGTTGTTTTTTGACCATCGGGTTGGAGACGCGTGATTTTGCACAGATTGAAGCCATCCGCGCGGCGTTGGCGGCGGCCGGGTTTGTTCTCACAAACTAGCTAAAATTGACAGCGGGCGGGTTGACCCCGCCCTTGCATTTGTGATATAATATGAAAATATGCGCCTGTAGCTCAGCCGGATAGAGCATCTGCCTTCTAAGCAGAGGGTCGTGGGTTCGAGTCCCGCCGGGCGTGCCAAAAGTTCCTTAGGCGAACTTTTTGTAAGTTTGCCTAAGGAGCTTTTTATGCTCTGTTTTATGGTGTTGCAGAAAATCTCAATGCAATCATCATTCAGCTTCGCCCGTATTTCGTTGACTATTAAATCCTCTACCATGGCAGAGAATGAGAGAAGCAGTATAAAGGGTTAAGGCCCGCAGGGCTGGAAATTAGTATTGCCTTTTAAGTCGTAATATAGTATAATTTTAGGGGGTAGTGAAATATAATGTTTCAACCAAGCATTATATAATGGCCGTAATGCGAGGCTAAAACAAGACCAGTGCAAATACCTTTTCATTCTAAATGGTATTGAGGTGATTACTTTGGCGGGACAAATATCATCTTCTTGCCTGCGAAAAGCGCAGCATAAAGCAGCGGAACTTAGAATGCACCTAGAGAAACATACATTTGAAAACCTGCTACTTATACGATACCTCTCAAAATTATATGGCCCTCTGCCAAATCAATTAATGTTGGCTGATTGCATCAGCCAAGGAAACCCTGACCCCTTGACAGTTTGGGACATTATAAAAAACAACAAGGAAGGCAGCTATGCTAAGGCCATATTATATGTCATATCTTTGCTGAAGGTTCAATTCCCATTTCTCCATGAATTCATAGATGAAAATGAGCATTATGAAGCTGATAAGTTGATTCTAAGGGAGTGCATTCAATTGCTATCTGATTTACCTTCTGACCAAGAGTTTCTGTTACCATTATACGAGGATTTCATGGCAAAGGAGTTCTCGGTATTTTCTAAATCAACAAGTGGAGATTTTTATACCCCCAAAGGGATTGTGCAATGCATGGGCGCTTTGCTAGACATTAAACAAGGAACTCTGTATGATCCTTGTTGTGGAAGCGGTGCCATGCTTATAGGTGCCGCTGGAATGTTCTCGAAAGATTCAGGCTTGACTCTCTATGGTCAGGTGCAAGACTTGGAAACCTATAAAATATGTGCGATGAATCTCTTATTACATGGATTAGATGTTAATTTAGGAGAACGGCCCGCTAATACTCTAACAAGTGATGCATATAATGGTCAAAAATTTGACTATATTATATCAAACCCTCCATTTAATTCTCCCTGGCTTGAAGGATGTGTTGATTATAAAGATGATAGGTGGCGTTATGGTATTCCGCCGCGTCAAAATGGGAATTTTGCTTGGTTGCAACATATACTTTCCCATTTGAGTGAAAATGGTCGCGCAGCTGTTATTTTACCGAATCAAACACTAACCTCTCGCCAAAAAGATGAACGCCATATACGCGAATCACTCGTTCGCGACGGTGTGGTAGAAGCTATCATCACCTTTCCGAGAGGACTATTTTACAACACAAAAATCCCGTTTTGTGTCTGGTTGCTGAACCGGCCTCGAAAACGCAGCAACCTTTTGATGATTGATGCAGAACGACTCCATACGAAAATTGAGAAGACGCTTGTTGCGGAAAATTCCAAACAAATAGAAGATTTTGTGAACAAGTATAGACAAGGGGTGTTACAGAAAAAAAGCGAAGCATATGCAGTGGTTTCGTTAGAGGAACTTTCTGAAAAAGACTATATATTGAGTCCAAACTGGTATACGTCTCCCCATCAAATAAACCTGTCTGAAATAAAGGCAAATCGTGTACGTTTTAACGAGTGTATCGAAGAATTACATGATGTTCTCGTAGATGAAAAAATTCTTTCTCATATCGAACAGTGGGAAGGGAGAGAGGCATCTGAGGTATGGACTAAAGTGGCATTGACGGATTTATATGAGGTATTTGGTGGATTGTCAAAATCTAAAGAAGAAATTGGGCAAGGCTGCCCGGCATTAGATACAAAAACAATCATACGGCACCCATTTATTCCCGATGCTTTAAGTTTGCGTATGCAGGTTTTGGATGAAGAAAGAACGAAATATAACATAAAATGCGGTGATATCCTGCTTAATAGGACAAGCGAAACGGTTAGCGAACTTGCCTGCTGTTGTATTGCAACGAAAGACATGGATGCCGTTTACACTGGATTTGTCAAGCGCCTCCGACCAATAAGTGAACACTCCCTATATCCCTCATATGCTGCTGGATATTTTCGAAGTGCTGTATATCGTTGCGAAATTGCCAATGTATCTACCGTGTTCACCACTCGCATAAACATTGATAACTACAAGCTTTCTAAAGTGTCTATCTATTACCCCGATTGGAATATGCAGTGCAAAGTTGGTGATACTTTGCTTGCGCTTTTTAGATATATGCAAGATAATCCAAATAAAAGCCATACATTGCTTATGGAGTTTGAGCGCCTGCTTATTGAACAATATATAAGCTATCCTATTGCCTACTTCTTGAAAAATGGAGACATAAAATGAATAGCAAAGAGCAGAAATGGCTAGTGCTTCTATACGCTCTAATCGAATTAAACGGCGGAGGAACAAAGCAGCAAGTGTTAGTCCATATACAAGAACAAGATTATTGGCATATAAACGATCAAAATGATGTTTTGTTAGAAACAAGGTGTGAATTTAAATGGCGGAATGACTTTGCATTTGAACGTGCACATCTAGTAAGAAAAGGATATATGCAAAGAGGACAGCGCGATATATGGAATATAACG encodes:
- a CDS encoding N-6 DNA methylase; its protein translation is MAGQISSSCLRKAQHKAAELRMHLEKHTFENLLLIRYLSKLYGPLPNQLMLADCISQGNPDPLTVWDIIKNNKEGSYAKAILYVISLLKVQFPFLHEFIDENEHYEADKLILRECIQLLSDLPSDQEFLLPLYEDFMAKEFSVFSKSTSGDFYTPKGIVQCMGALLDIKQGTLYDPCCGSGAMLIGAAGMFSKDSGLTLYGQVQDLETYKICAMNLLLHGLDVNLGERPANTLTSDAYNGQKFDYIISNPPFNSPWLEGCVDYKDDRWRYGIPPRQNGNFAWLQHILSHLSENGRAAVILPNQTLTSRQKDERHIRESLVRDGVVEAIITFPRGLFYNTKIPFCVWLLNRPRKRSNLLMIDAERLHTKIEKTLVAENSKQIEDFVNKYRQGVLQKKSEAYAVVSLEELSEKDYILSPNWYTSPHQINLSEIKANRVRFNECIEELHDVLVDEKILSHIEQWEGREASEVWTKVALTDLYEVFGGLSKSKEEIGQGCPALDTKTIIRHPFIPDALSLRMQVLDEERTKYNIKCGDILLNRTSETVSELACCCIATKDMDAVYTGFVKRLRPISEHSLYPSYAAGYFRSAVYRCEIANVSTVFTTRINIDNYKLSKVSIYYPDWNMQCKVGDTLLALFRYMQDNPNKSHTLLMEFERLLIEQYISYPIAYFLKNGDIK